In Euphorbia lathyris chromosome 9, ddEupLath1.1, whole genome shotgun sequence, the following are encoded in one genomic region:
- the LOC136205103 gene encoding uncharacterized protein isoform X2 → MGTLICYRALISPPETRSFSLKIVSSSSSSSIGVSRQHGLEQVDKELSKGDERAALTLIKDLQGKPGGLRCFGAARQVPQRLYTMDELKLNGIETASLLSPVDTTLGSIERNLQFAALAGGIAASNAFEFNPQQIFYFSVGLLFLWTLDSVSFNGGIGSLVLDTIGHTFSQKYHNRVVQHEAGHFLIAYLMGILPKGYTLSSFEALQKEGSFNVQAGTAFVDFEFLEEVKTGKLSASTLNRFSCIALAGLATEYLLYGYAEGGLADIKQLDMLLNGLGFTQKKADSQVRWSVLNTVLILRRHERARAKLAEAMTMRESVGSCIAIIEDSIDVADI, encoded by the exons ATGGGCACATTGATCTGTTACAGGGCCCTAATTTCTCCTCCAGAAACCAGATCCTTCTCTTTGAAAATAGTgagttcatcttcatcttcatctattGGTGTTTCGAGGCAGCATGGGTTGGAGCAGGTAGACAAGGAGCTAAGCAAAGGAGATGAAAGAGCAGCGCTGACTCTTATCAAAGATTTGCAGGGGAAGCCCGGTGGTCTTCGATGTTTCGGTGCTGCAAGGCAAGTTCCTCAACGGCTTTATACAATGGATGAATTGAAGCTAAATGGAATAGAAACTGCTTCTCTTTTATCTCCTGTTGATACTACACTTGGTTCTATTGAAAGAAACCTGCAATTTGCTGCTCTTGCCGGTGGAATTGCTGCTTCTAATGCTTTTGAGTTTAATCCACAAcagatcttctatttttctgTGGGATTATTGTTCTTATGGACATTAGACTCT GTCTCTTTTAATGGAGGAATTGGGAGCTTGGTTCTTGACACAATTGGTCATACATTTAGTCAGAAGTACCACAATAGAGTTGTTCAA CATGAAGCTGGCCATTTTTTGATTGCCTATTTGATGGGAATTCTTCCAAAGGGGTATACATTATCTAGTTTTGAAGCTTTACAGAAAGAAGGATCTTTTAATGTTCAAGCAGGAACAGCCTTCGTGGACTTTGAGTTTCTTGAAGAA GTCAAAACAGGAAAATTATCTGCTTCG ACATTGAACAGATTCTCGTGCATCGCGCTAGCAGGACTGGCAACTGAGTACCTTCTGTATGGATATGCTGAGGGAGGCCTTGCTGATATAAAGCAG TTGGATATGCTGCTGAATGGCTTAGGATTTACACAGAAGAAGGCAGATTCTCAAGTCAGATGGTCTGTATTGAACACTGTGTTGATTTTGCGTAGGCATGAAAGAGCTAGAGCTAAACTTGCAGAGGCCATGACCATGAGGGAATCAGTAGGATCTTGCATTGCCATTATAGAGGATAGCATAGATGTTGCAGATATCTGA
- the LOC136205103 gene encoding uncharacterized protein isoform X4: MVSKATDHLLINRQLKLKFVPLHRVKRCRFHVILHVWALISPPETRSFSLKIVSSSSSSSIGVSRQHGLEQVDKELSKGDERAALTLIKDLQGKPGGLRCFGAARQVPQRLYTMDELKLNGIETASLLSPVDTTLGSIERNLQFAALAGGIAASNAFEFNPQQIFYFSVGLLFLWTLDSVSFNGGIGSLVLDTIGHTFSQKYHNRVVQHEAGHFLIAYLMGILPKGYTLSSFEALQKEGSFNVQAGTAFVDFEFLEEVKTGKLSASILVHRASRTGN; the protein is encoded by the exons ATGGTTTCCAAAGCTACCGATCATTTACTCATCAATCGTCAATTGAAACTGAAATTCGTTCCATTACATAGAGTGAAACGCTGTCGTTTTCATGTTATCCTGCATGTGTG GGCCCTAATTTCTCCTCCAGAAACCAGATCCTTCTCTTTGAAAATAGTgagttcatcttcatcttcatctattGGTGTTTCGAGGCAGCATGGGTTGGAGCAGGTAGACAAGGAGCTAAGCAAAGGAGATGAAAGAGCAGCGCTGACTCTTATCAAAGATTTGCAGGGGAAGCCCGGTGGTCTTCGATGTTTCGGTGCTGCAAGGCAAGTTCCTCAACGGCTTTATACAATGGATGAATTGAAGCTAAATGGAATAGAAACTGCTTCTCTTTTATCTCCTGTTGATACTACACTTGGTTCTATTGAAAGAAACCTGCAATTTGCTGCTCTTGCCGGTGGAATTGCTGCTTCTAATGCTTTTGAGTTTAATCCACAAcagatcttctatttttctgTGGGATTATTGTTCTTATGGACATTAGACTCT GTCTCTTTTAATGGAGGAATTGGGAGCTTGGTTCTTGACACAATTGGTCATACATTTAGTCAGAAGTACCACAATAGAGTTGTTCAA CATGAAGCTGGCCATTTTTTGATTGCCTATTTGATGGGAATTCTTCCAAAGGGGTATACATTATCTAGTTTTGAAGCTTTACAGAAAGAAGGATCTTTTAATGTTCAAGCAGGAACAGCCTTCGTGGACTTTGAGTTTCTTGAAGAA GTCAAAACAGGAAAATTATCTGCTTCG ATTCTCGTGCATCGCGCTAGCAGGACTGGCAACTGA
- the LOC136205103 gene encoding uncharacterized protein isoform X3, which produces MCSWALISPPETRSFSLKIVSSSSSSSIGVSRQHGLEQVDKELSKGDERAALTLIKDLQGKPGGLRCFGAARQVPQRLYTMDELKLNGIETASLLSPVDTTLGSIERNLQFAALAGGIAASNAFEFNPQQIFYFSVGLLFLWTLDSVSFNGGIGSLVLDTIGHTFSQKYHNRVVQHEAGHFLIAYLMGILPKGYTLSSFEALQKEGSFNVQAGTAFVDFEFLEEVKTGKLSASTLNRFSCIALAGLATEYLLYGYAEGGLADIKQLDMLLNGLGFTQKKADSQVRWSVLNTVLILRRHERARAKLAEAMTMRESVGSCIAIIEDSIDVADI; this is translated from the exons ATGTGTAGTTG GGCCCTAATTTCTCCTCCAGAAACCAGATCCTTCTCTTTGAAAATAGTgagttcatcttcatcttcatctattGGTGTTTCGAGGCAGCATGGGTTGGAGCAGGTAGACAAGGAGCTAAGCAAAGGAGATGAAAGAGCAGCGCTGACTCTTATCAAAGATTTGCAGGGGAAGCCCGGTGGTCTTCGATGTTTCGGTGCTGCAAGGCAAGTTCCTCAACGGCTTTATACAATGGATGAATTGAAGCTAAATGGAATAGAAACTGCTTCTCTTTTATCTCCTGTTGATACTACACTTGGTTCTATTGAAAGAAACCTGCAATTTGCTGCTCTTGCCGGTGGAATTGCTGCTTCTAATGCTTTTGAGTTTAATCCACAAcagatcttctatttttctgTGGGATTATTGTTCTTATGGACATTAGACTCT GTCTCTTTTAATGGAGGAATTGGGAGCTTGGTTCTTGACACAATTGGTCATACATTTAGTCAGAAGTACCACAATAGAGTTGTTCAA CATGAAGCTGGCCATTTTTTGATTGCCTATTTGATGGGAATTCTTCCAAAGGGGTATACATTATCTAGTTTTGAAGCTTTACAGAAAGAAGGATCTTTTAATGTTCAAGCAGGAACAGCCTTCGTGGACTTTGAGTTTCTTGAAGAA GTCAAAACAGGAAAATTATCTGCTTCG ACATTGAACAGATTCTCGTGCATCGCGCTAGCAGGACTGGCAACTGAGTACCTTCTGTATGGATATGCTGAGGGAGGCCTTGCTGATATAAAGCAG TTGGATATGCTGCTGAATGGCTTAGGATTTACACAGAAGAAGGCAGATTCTCAAGTCAGATGGTCTGTATTGAACACTGTGTTGATTTTGCGTAGGCATGAAAGAGCTAGAGCTAAACTTGCAGAGGCCATGACCATGAGGGAATCAGTAGGATCTTGCATTGCCATTATAGAGGATAGCATAGATGTTGCAGATATCTGA
- the LOC136205103 gene encoding uncharacterized protein isoform X1: protein MVSKATDHLLINRQLKLKFVPLHRVKRCRFHVILHVWALISPPETRSFSLKIVSSSSSSSIGVSRQHGLEQVDKELSKGDERAALTLIKDLQGKPGGLRCFGAARQVPQRLYTMDELKLNGIETASLLSPVDTTLGSIERNLQFAALAGGIAASNAFEFNPQQIFYFSVGLLFLWTLDSVSFNGGIGSLVLDTIGHTFSQKYHNRVVQHEAGHFLIAYLMGILPKGYTLSSFEALQKEGSFNVQAGTAFVDFEFLEEVKTGKLSASTLNRFSCIALAGLATEYLLYGYAEGGLADIKQLDMLLNGLGFTQKKADSQVRWSVLNTVLILRRHERARAKLAEAMTMRESVGSCIAIIEDSIDVADI from the exons ATGGTTTCCAAAGCTACCGATCATTTACTCATCAATCGTCAATTGAAACTGAAATTCGTTCCATTACATAGAGTGAAACGCTGTCGTTTTCATGTTATCCTGCATGTGTG GGCCCTAATTTCTCCTCCAGAAACCAGATCCTTCTCTTTGAAAATAGTgagttcatcttcatcttcatctattGGTGTTTCGAGGCAGCATGGGTTGGAGCAGGTAGACAAGGAGCTAAGCAAAGGAGATGAAAGAGCAGCGCTGACTCTTATCAAAGATTTGCAGGGGAAGCCCGGTGGTCTTCGATGTTTCGGTGCTGCAAGGCAAGTTCCTCAACGGCTTTATACAATGGATGAATTGAAGCTAAATGGAATAGAAACTGCTTCTCTTTTATCTCCTGTTGATACTACACTTGGTTCTATTGAAAGAAACCTGCAATTTGCTGCTCTTGCCGGTGGAATTGCTGCTTCTAATGCTTTTGAGTTTAATCCACAAcagatcttctatttttctgTGGGATTATTGTTCTTATGGACATTAGACTCT GTCTCTTTTAATGGAGGAATTGGGAGCTTGGTTCTTGACACAATTGGTCATACATTTAGTCAGAAGTACCACAATAGAGTTGTTCAA CATGAAGCTGGCCATTTTTTGATTGCCTATTTGATGGGAATTCTTCCAAAGGGGTATACATTATCTAGTTTTGAAGCTTTACAGAAAGAAGGATCTTTTAATGTTCAAGCAGGAACAGCCTTCGTGGACTTTGAGTTTCTTGAAGAA GTCAAAACAGGAAAATTATCTGCTTCG ACATTGAACAGATTCTCGTGCATCGCGCTAGCAGGACTGGCAACTGAGTACCTTCTGTATGGATATGCTGAGGGAGGCCTTGCTGATATAAAGCAG TTGGATATGCTGCTGAATGGCTTAGGATTTACACAGAAGAAGGCAGATTCTCAAGTCAGATGGTCTGTATTGAACACTGTGTTGATTTTGCGTAGGCATGAAAGAGCTAGAGCTAAACTTGCAGAGGCCATGACCATGAGGGAATCAGTAGGATCTTGCATTGCCATTATAGAGGATAGCATAGATGTTGCAGATATCTGA